Proteins from a genomic interval of Lolium perenne isolate Kyuss_39 chromosome 1, Kyuss_2.0, whole genome shotgun sequence:
- the LOC127311080 gene encoding uncharacterized protein isoform X1: MFTNAQRQVERTGRGGTSRDQYLQDLVTQFQDSTDEECKERIVANLSNFAYDPYNYAFMRQLNILELFLDCITESNERLVEFGIGGICNSCVDSANASVITQCGGIPLVVQCLSSPVRNTVIYALGALYYLCNPSTKKEILKPDVLRMIRDYSAAGAVNSSFSNLATAFLDKHVNS, translated from the exons ATGTTCACGAACGCACAGCGCCAGGTCGAGCGCACCGGCCGTGGCGGCACTTCGAGAGACCAGTACCTTCAG GATCTCGTGACCCAGTTCCAGGACTCCACTGATGAAG AGTGCAAGGAGAGGATAGTTGCAAACTTGTCAAATTTCGCATATGACCCTTATAACTACGCCTTTATGCGCCAg CTGAAtattcttgagttgttcttggatTGTATTACGGAGTCAAATGAAAGGCTTGTTGAGTTTGGCATTGGTGGAATATGTAATTCATGTGTTG ATTCAGCGAATGCTTCAGTTATTACTCAATGTGGTGGAATCCCATTGGTTGTACAATGCTTATCTAGCCCAGTTAGGAATACC GTGATTTATGCACTTGGAGCCTTGTACTACTTATGCAATCCTTCAACAAAGAAAGAGATTTTGAAACCAGACGTCCTGCGGATGATAAGAGACTATTCTGCAGCTGGAGCCGTTAACAGCAGCTTCAGCAATCTGGCGACTGCATTTCTGGACAAGCATGTCAACTCGTGA
- the LOC127311080 gene encoding uncharacterized protein isoform X2 — protein sequence MFTNAQRQVERTGRGGTSRDQYLQDLVTQFQDSTDEECKERIVANLSNFAYDPYNYAFMRQLNILELFLDCITESNERLVEFGIGGICNSCVDSANASVITQCGGIPLVVQCLSSPVRNTVSIF from the exons ATGTTCACGAACGCACAGCGCCAGGTCGAGCGCACCGGCCGTGGCGGCACTTCGAGAGACCAGTACCTTCAG GATCTCGTGACCCAGTTCCAGGACTCCACTGATGAAG AGTGCAAGGAGAGGATAGTTGCAAACTTGTCAAATTTCGCATATGACCCTTATAACTACGCCTTTATGCGCCAg CTGAAtattcttgagttgttcttggatTGTATTACGGAGTCAAATGAAAGGCTTGTTGAGTTTGGCATTGGTGGAATATGTAATTCATGTGTTG ATTCAGCGAATGCTTCAGTTATTACTCAATGTGGTGGAATCCCATTGGTTGTACAATGCTTATCTAGCCCAGTTAGGAATACCGTGAGTATTTTTTAA